From Cetobacterium somerae ATCC BAA-474:
TTCCATTTCCAACAAAAATAATTAGATTATTAGAAAGAACTTTAAATCCAGAGTTATCAGCTGATTTCTCAAAAATAACGGGGTTATTAGGGAAATTATTCAAGTTAATATTATTAGTTGACGAGTATACAGGAGAATTAGTTACATCACTATTTATAGAATAAATAAAATTCTTTTTAATTTTATTTAAATTATCAACTAAAGATTTTCTATTTAACAAGATACTTTCCATAAGAAGACTTTTATCAAGTTCAGTATATAAAAATTCTGAATTATACATATATTCATTATCAGTAAGTTGTAGTAATAAATAATATTGTTTGTTTAAAAGTTTTTGTAAATTACCAGCATTTTCAGGCGTTGCAACAGTAATTTTATTTAAATAATTAATATCATCATTTGTAAGGTCCTCAACAACTTTCATACCTAAAATCTCTTTATCAAACCATCCGGTATTTAAAAGAGAAGAAAAATCTTGATTCATTTCATTTGAAATAAGAAGATTAATTCCATTCATTTGAACATCATTTAAATTAGATAAATTTGAATCTAAAGTTTTGTAAAAAGAGATTTTATCGCTATAATTTTGAGGATAGTTTAAGGAAATAATTGTGAAGTTATATTTTCCTTGGGGAACAGAATTTTGAAATACAATGTTTTGGCTTTGATCTTTTCTACTAGAGAATTGAGAACAACCGACAAGAGTAATTAAAGAAAAAAGTAAAATAATTTTTTTCATAATATTAAATCATCTCCTTTATTTTTAAGGCTAGGTGTTTTGGAATTATTTCTTCAAGTTCACCTAAAGTAGCATTTTTTATTTGTTTAACAGATCCAAAAGTTTTTAAGAGAAGTTCTTTTCTCTTAGGACCAATTCCAGGTATGTTATCTAGTTCGCTAGAGATAACTCTTTTGTTTCTAAGTAATCTATGGTAAGTAACCCCAAATCTATGAGCTTCGTCTCGAACTCTTTGTAAGATTTTTAATGCTTCATCACTTTTTGAAAATATATATGGTGTATTTTCTGTATATTTATAAATTTCCTCTTCTTTTTTTGCGATACTCAGAAGTTCAGATACTCCATCCCTACCAATTCCTTTTAAAATTTCACCAACAGCATTAATCTGCCCAAGACCACCATCAATTAAAATAATATCAGGAAATTCATCAATAGGAAGTTTACTATATCTTCTTTCAATAACTTCTCTCATCATTTGAAAATCGTCAGGAGTATCTTTAGTTGTAATTTTGAATTTTCTATAAAACTTCTTAGCTTTACGTCCTTCTACAGAGACACTCATTGAAGCTACAGCATCTTTACCTTGAATATTAGAAATATCAAAACATTCGATTTTAAATGGAAATCTTTTTAACTTTAATTTTATATAAAGATCATTTAATCCTTTTTCAACAATCGATTTTTTATTGTAGAAATTATCAGTATCTTTTTTTAAATTAAGTAATCCCATATCTAATAACTCTTTTCTTCTAGATTTAATTTTAGGAAAGAAGAAAAAGAGTTTTTTATTAAAAACATTTTGAAATAAGGTATTAATTTTATCTTGAAAATTTTCTAAATTTTCTTGGAAAATAATATTTTTGGGAATAGGAAATTTCGAGTAATAAATCATAAGAATCTCTTCTAAAATATCATCATAAAATTTATGCTCTAAATTAATTACATGGAAGTTTTTACCTAAAATTTTTCCATCTCGAATATTTAAAACACATAAAAAAATCTTATTATCCTCAAGATTAAATGTAAAGATATCTTCGTCAATAGAGTTATTGGCATCGCTTATTTGAGTTTGAATATTTGTTTCAATCTCTTTTCTTTGTTCCCTAAGAAAAATAGCTTTTTCAAACTCCATATTTTCAGCAGCATGAGTCATTTGAGTTTGAAGTTTTTCTAAAATAGCTTTAGTATTTCCCTTTAAAATTTCTTTTATATCTTTTATATTTTCTTGGTATTGAGAGACGATAGATTTATTTACACAAGGACCACTGCAAAGTTTCATATAAAATTTTAAGCAAGGTCGAGGATAAATTCTTTCCATATCTCTATTACAATCTCTAATTTGATAAAATTTTGAAAGAGTTTTTTTTAAATTCCATGCACCATAAGGATATGGACCAAAATAATCACCTAAATTAAGATTCAATTTTTTAGTAGTTCTAACGATAGATATTTTAGGAAAATTTTCATTTGTAATTAACAAATAAGGATAAGTTTTTTCATCTTTTAAACTAATATTATATTTGGGAGAATATTTTTTTATCAGATTATTTTCTAAAATTAGAGCGTCGATTTCTGTATTACAGATTATAAAATCTAAGTCATCAATATGTTTGACAAGCTCTTTAGTTTTTTCATCTTGGTGATCTCTATTAAAATAAGAGGAAACCCTTTTAGATAAATTTTTAGCTTTACCAACATATATAACTTTAGAGTTATTTTTCATCAAGTAAACTCCAGGATTGTCTGGAATCTCTTTATTAAAAATAGTCATCATATTATCTTACCAATTTCCTCTCTCATTTTCTCTATGAATAGAAAAAATGTTAACTTCACTAATATTTTTTAAATCTTTTTCAAGTTTTCTAACAAATGAAACAGATCTATGTTTTCCACCACTACAGCCAATTCCTATTGTTAAGTGTCTTTTTTCATCCTTTATATAACCTGGAATTAAAAAAGTGATTAAATCTAAAATTTTATCATAAAGAATTCTTGAGGTTTCAAAACTCATAACATAATCATAAACCTCATCATTTAATCCAGTTTTTTCTCTTAGTTCTTCTAAGTAATATGGATTTGGAAGAGTTCTAACATCAAAAATCATATCAGCGTCAATGGGAACTCCATGTTTAAAACCAAATGATTGTAAATGAATATTTAAAAGAATATTTTTTGAAAAAGATGCTACAGCAAGTTCAATTTTTCTAGAAAGTTCTTTAGCGCTTAAAAAGCTAGTATCTATAATAAGATTAGCTTTATCTTTAATATCTTCCATAAGAAAAATTTCGTCCTCGATACTTTGTAAAAGTGTTTCTTTTGTTAGAGGATGTTTTCTTCGAGTTAAATTGTATCTATTTAAAATAGATTGTGTAGATGCTTCTAAAAAGATTATTTTATAATCGATATTTAAATTATCAATTTCGTTAAAAAAAGTATTGAAATCATTTTCGTTGATAATTGTTCTAATATCTAAACCTAAAGCAATTCGCTTTACGCCGTTATCTTTAGTAGAATTTTTTAAATCTTTTAAAATTACTCCTGCAAATCGAAACGGAATATTGTCCATTGTAAAAAAACCTAAATCTTCTAAAGTTTTTAAACCAGTGGACTTTCCAGAGCCGCTAAGTCCAGTTAAAATAATTAGCTCCATGATATATTTCCTCCAAATATGTTTTACTTTATTATACAATAATAAAGACTAAAATTATATAAAAAAATAAAAAATGGATAGGGCTTAATCCTATCCAAAATAGCGTAATTTAAAGTAAACTAATTTTTGTGATACTATCTCTAATTAAGTTTAAATCAACAAATCTGAACTCTTCTAAAGAGATTTCATCTTGAGCTTCTTTAGGTGTAAAATTAACTTTTTTAATAATATCTAAAACACCAACAATTATTTTAATAGAGTGAGTATTATCCTCAATTTGTTTATCTGTTATTAAAATTGACTTAAAAG
This genomic window contains:
- the uvrC gene encoding excinuclease ABC subunit UvrC — encoded protein: MTIFNKEIPDNPGVYLMKNNSKVIYVGKAKNLSKRVSSYFNRDHQDEKTKELVKHIDDLDFIICNTEIDALILENNLIKKYSPKYNISLKDEKTYPYLLITNENFPKISIVRTTKKLNLNLGDYFGPYPYGAWNLKKTLSKFYQIRDCNRDMERIYPRPCLKFYMKLCSGPCVNKSIVSQYQENIKDIKEILKGNTKAILEKLQTQMTHAAENMEFEKAIFLREQRKEIETNIQTQISDANNSIDEDIFTFNLEDNKIFLCVLNIRDGKILGKNFHVINLEHKFYDDILEEILMIYYSKFPIPKNIIFQENLENFQDKINTLFQNVFNKKLFFFFPKIKSRRKELLDMGLLNLKKDTDNFYNKKSIVEKGLNDLYIKLKLKRFPFKIECFDISNIQGKDAVASMSVSVEGRKAKKFYRKFKITTKDTPDDFQMMREVIERRYSKLPIDEFPDIILIDGGLGQINAVGEILKGIGRDGVSELLSIAKKEEEIYKYTENTPYIFSKSDEALKILQRVRDEAHRFGVTYHRLLRNKRVISSELDNIPGIGPKRKELLLKTFGSVKQIKNATLGELEEIIPKHLALKIKEMI
- a CDS encoding GrdX family protein, with the translated sequence MDYKIVTNNNKVFNFFKETDNVVYLEGYNIEKVLNFIEQKCLEGHRLLSDPILYNLENLDNPFKSILITDKQIEDNTHSIKIIVGVLDIIKKVNFTPKEAQDEISLEEFRFVDLNLIRDSITKISLL
- the rapZ gene encoding RNase adapter RapZ; translation: MELIILTGLSGSGKSTGLKTLEDLGFFTMDNIPFRFAGVILKDLKNSTKDNGVKRIALGLDIRTIINENDFNTFFNEIDNLNIDYKIIFLEASTQSILNRYNLTRRKHPLTKETLLQSIEDEIFLMEDIKDKANLIIDTSFLSAKELSRKIELAVASFSKNILLNIHLQSFGFKHGVPIDADMIFDVRTLPNPYYLEELREKTGLNDEVYDYVMSFETSRILYDKILDLITFLIPGYIKDEKRHLTIGIGCSGGKHRSVSFVRKLEKDLKNISEVNIFSIHRENERGNW